A genomic region of Bactrocera dorsalis isolate Fly_Bdor chromosome 3, ASM2337382v1, whole genome shotgun sequence contains the following coding sequences:
- the LOC105233407 gene encoding probable elongation factor 1-beta, translating into MAFGDVSTPQGLKELEKFLADNSYISGYSPSKADLSVFEALGKAPAGSFPHVQRWYRHIASFEAAERAAWGGSPLPQVAGAKPTVPAAPAADDDDDDVDLFGSDEEEEDAEAARIREERVAAYAAKKSKKPALIAKSSVLLDVKPWDDETDMKEMENNVRSIEMDGLLWGASKLVPVGYGINKLQIMCVIEDDKVSIDLLTEKIQEFEDFVQSVDIAAFNKI; encoded by the exons atggcTTTCGGTGATGTCTCAACCCCACAAGGTCTGAAGGAATTGGAGAAATTCCTTGCTGACAACAGCTACATTAGCGG ATATTCGCCAAGCAAAGCTGATCTCTCAGTGTTCGAAGCTTTGGGCAAAGCACCAGCCGGTAGCTTCCCACATGTGCAACGTTGGTATCGCCACATTGCTTCGTTTGAAGCTGCTGAACGTGCCGCCTGGGGTGGTTCTCCACTGCCACAAGTGGCCGGTGCCAAGCCTACAGTTCCTGCTGCACCAGCTGCcgatgacgatgacgatgaTGTAGATCTCTTCGGCTCTGATGAGGAAGAAGAAGATGCAGAGGCTGCACGCATACGTGAGGAACGTGTTGCTGCCTATGCTGCTAAAAAATCGAAGAAACCCGCGCTTATTGCCAAGTCATCAGTATTGTTGGATGTCAAGCCATGGGATGATGAGACCGACATGAAGGAAATGGAAAATAACGTACGCTCTATTGAGATGGACGGGCTTTTGTGGGGTGCCTCCAAGTTAGTGCCAGTCGGTTATGGTATTAACAAATTGCAAATTATGTGCGTTATTGAAGACGACAAAGTGTCTATCGATTTGCTGACAGAAAAGATTCAGGAATTCGAAGACTTCGTACAATCCGTTGATATTGCTGCCTTCAACAAGATCTAA